The Erigeron canadensis isolate Cc75 chromosome 4, C_canadensis_v1, whole genome shotgun sequence genome window below encodes:
- the LOC122595397 gene encoding profilin-2, translated as MSWQAYVDDHLMCEIEGNHLSAAAILGHDGSIWAQSATFPQVKPEEVTGIMNDFNEPGSLAPTGLYLGGTKYMVIQGEAGAVIRGKKGPGGVTVKKTAMSLIIGIYDEPMTPGQCNMIVERLGDYLLDQGF; from the exons atgtcGTGGCAAGCGTATGTTGATGATCACTTGATGTGCGAGATCGAAGGTAACCACCTCTCTGCCGCCGCTATTCTCGGTCACGATGGCAGCATCTGGGCTCAATCTGCCACCTTCCCTCAG GTCAAGCCAGAGGAAGTTACTGGTATCATGAATGACTTCAATGAACCCGGGTCACTTGCACCGACTGGCTTATACCTTGGTGGGACTAAGTACATGGTTATTCAAGGCGAGGCAGGAGCTGTGATTCGAGGGAAAAAG GGACCTGGGGGTGTTACCGTTAAAAAGACAGCAATGTCCTTGATCATTGGTATCTATGATGAACCTATGACTCCAGGCCAGTGCAACATGATTGTTGAAAGGCTTGGTGACTATCTTCTCGACCAGggcttttga